TCGACCAATGGGGTGTCGAACTGGGCAAAGAGCTGGGCAAAGGCGTCTACAACCGCCTGACCGGCGCCGAAGAAACCTCGGCCGAAGATGCTTCGACCCAGGGCCTGATCAACTACTTCCGCGGCCGTCACCGCGGCTGATCAAGGCCTGAACCGATAGCCTCGAAATAACCCCCGGCCTGTCCAGGCCGGGGCTGTTAAACTGCGCGCCCCATTGCCCCCATTCCCCCGCAAGCAAGGCGCGCTCCATGACTTCCTTGAACCAGGCGCTGCGCGCCGCCCTCGACCATCGCCAAGACCTGATCAGTGAACTGCATGCCCAGGGCACCGATTGCTACCGGCTGTTCCACGGCAGCCAGGAAGGCGCCGGCGGCCTGACGATTGATCGCTACGGCCCGCAATTGCTGGTGCAAAGCTTCCACCAATCCCTGCAAAACGCTGATCTGCTGGACCTGCACCAACTGATCGGTCAATACATGGGCCTGGAACTGATGCTGGTGTACAACGACCGCTCCCGTGGCAACTCACGAATTGATCGCGAAGACAGCGTTTACCGGGCCGAACCTGCTGCGCTGGAGGACCTGGTCGGTCACGAATGGGGCCTCAACTACCGTGTGCGTGGGCGGCATGCCGGGCAGGACCCGCTGCTGTTCCTTGACCTGCGCAACACTCGCGGCTGGGTCAAGAACCACAGCGCCGGCAAAAGCGTGCTCAACCTGTTCGCCTACACCTGCGGCGTAGGCTTGAGCGCGGCGGCCGGTGGCGCAAGTGAAGTCTGCAACCTGGACTTTGCCGAGGGCAACCTCGCCGTGGGGCGCGAGAACGGTCTGCTCAACCCGCAGTTGCCGACCATGGCGTTCGTACAGTCCGATTACTTTCCTGCCATTCGCCAATTGGCCGGCCTCCCTATCACTCAGCGCCGTGGCCAGAAACTGCCGAGCTATCCACGCCTGGAACAGCGCCAGTATGACCTTGTGCTCCTCGATCCCCCCGCCTGGGCCAAGAGCGCATTCGGCACCGTCGACCTGTTGCGCGACTACCAAAGCCTGCTCAAGCCTGCACTGTTGGCAACCGCCGATAATGGCGTGCTCATTTGCTGCAACAACCTGGCGAAAGTGAGCATGGATGACTGGCGCGAACAGGTGCTGCGTTGCGCGGAAAAAGCCGGTCGTCCCGTACGCGACTGGCAGATCATGGCACCGGGAGCGGACTTTCCGTCGAAAGACCAGCAACCGCCGCTGAAGACCCTGATCCTGCAATTGTAGGAAGTTTCCCAGGCCTGGCTGTTCTTCGGAACCGAAATCACATGCCATACTCCAAGGCACTCTTGTTCGACATAGATGGCTGTCACCCATGCCCAAAGGATTGATCCGCGCCATAGGCGCATTGTTGACCGCCCTCGCTGTGTATAGCTTGCTGGGCTTTCTGATTCTGCCCGGCATTGCCCTGCGCATTGCCAACCAGCAGTTGGCCAATTACGCAACGGTGCCGGCGCGTATCGAGCGTATCGAGCTCAACCCGTTCAGCCTGGAACTGACGCTGTGGGGCCTGCAGATCGGTGAGCCGGGCAAGGAACAGCTGGGTTTCAAACGTCTCTACGCCAACCTGCAGATCGACAGCCTCTGGACTCGCGCCCTGCACCTGGCCGATGTTCAACTTGAGCAGCCCAAGACCGAATTGCTCTTCGACAAGTCCGGCCAGTTGAACCTGGCGCAGTTATTCAAGTTGCCCCCGAGCGAGCCAACCCCCGCCGATCCCGACGCAAAGCCTTTCCCGCTGCGTATCGACAGCATCAAGCTGGCGGGCGGCTATGTGCACTTTCGGGACCTGCGTCCCAGCGAACCCATCGAATTTCTCTACGACAAACTCGACTTCGAGCTGAAAAACCTCAGCACCTTGCCGGAAGATAACGCCGACATGACCCTGGTGGCCGCTGGCCCCCAGGGCGGGCAGATAGACTGGAAAGGCAACTTCAGCCTGGTACCGATCACCTCCGAAGGCTCGCTGAAAGTCACTGACGGTCAAATGAAAGCCTGGTGGCCTTATGTGCGCGATGCCGTGCCGCTGGTGCTTGAGGACGGTGTGCTCAATTTCAGCACCCACTATAAATTCAGCCTGGCCAAAGAGACC
This genomic stretch from Pseudomonas orientalis harbors:
- a CDS encoding class I SAM-dependent rRNA methyltransferase, with the translated sequence MTSLNQALRAALDHRQDLISELHAQGTDCYRLFHGSQEGAGGLTIDRYGPQLLVQSFHQSLQNADLLDLHQLIGQYMGLELMLVYNDRSRGNSRIDREDSVYRAEPAALEDLVGHEWGLNYRVRGRHAGQDPLLFLDLRNTRGWVKNHSAGKSVLNLFAYTCGVGLSAAAGGASEVCNLDFAEGNLAVGRENGLLNPQLPTMAFVQSDYFPAIRQLAGLPITQRRGQKLPSYPRLEQRQYDLVLLDPPAWAKSAFGTVDLLRDYQSLLKPALLATADNGVLICCNNLAKVSMDDWREQVLRCAEKAGRPVRDWQIMAPGADFPSKDQQPPLKTLILQL